The following are from one region of the Quercus robur chromosome 1, dhQueRobu3.1, whole genome shotgun sequence genome:
- the LOC126714666 gene encoding uncharacterized protein LOC126714666 isoform X1: MGCLVSTPNDSGGKNPKNVGEIMVFVPGLRIPKPVDFVLPLDDGLSKNLVERLSALRTRIVVMAGQEAPRSAKSRRTATQHGGSTLADLQQALEDYLPVQLGLVYNGNKLQHKLQFSWVNQEDDAEETTMSNSWYEVLSVLHLMAMLTLSQANFLLLSKASTDGYQSKVSEECSRKSIDLLLKAAGYLDFAVKHALPQFPPEDRKDLPLDLAEEVLEALCLQALGQVVEIQLGMAIDSIQATMAVKRRLACEMVKYWHQAQENIVNLPLANRWGEKHKLFVKWKHNEAKAAAYYYHGLILDEGKTERFHMMAVAALQAADQFLKESKKACESFNITPPLSRNPPVWRTSSKYLSEKIAKDIASKVQMKRDTLNHESIEQTAPALPDFALSLKPDEYSLPSVDPSWNDILQSESMFPSRLDAI, translated from the exons ATGGGGTGCCTTGTATCAACACCAAATGACTCTGGtggaaaaaacccaaaaaatgttGGGGAGATTATGGTGTTTGTTCCTGGACTAAGGATTCCTAAACCAGTTGACTTTGTGCTGCCACTTGATGATGGGTTATCCAAGAATTTGGTTGAACGTTTATCTGCTCTGAGAACACGTATTGTTGTCATGGCAGGGCAAGAAGCACCTAGATCTGCAAAATCAAGAAGAACAGCCACACAACATG GAGGTTCAACATTAGCTGATCTTCAGCAGGCTCTTGAAGATTACCTGCCAGTGCAGTTGGGACTAGTTTACAATG GTAACAAGCTACAGCATAAGTTGCAATTCAGTTGGGTAAATCAGGAGGATGATGCAGAG GAAACAACCATGTCTAATTCTTGGTATGAGGTACTTTCAGTTTTGCACTTGATGGCCATGCTAACATTATCACAGGCCAACTTCTTGCTCCTTTCTAAAGCATCCACTGATGGTTATCAGTCTAAAGTATCTGAAG AGTGCAGTCGAAAATCTATTGATTTGCTTTTGAAGGCAGCTGGATATTTAGATTTTGCTGTCAAACATGCTCTCCCTCAGTTCCCACCTGAAGACAG GAAAGATCTACCATTAGACCTGGCAGAAGAAGTGCTAGAAGCCCTTTGCTTGCAAGCTCTAGGCCAG GTAGTTGAAATTCAACTTGGAATGGCTATTGATAGTATACAAGCCACAATGGCAGTGAAACGGAGACTTGCATGTGAGATGGTAAAATACTGGCATCAG GCACAAGAAAACATAGTAAACCTTCCACTGGCAAATCGATGGGGGGAAAAGCATAAGCTTTTTGTTAAGTGGAAACATAATGAGGCCAAg GCTGCTGCATACTATTATCATGGTTTGATCCTTGACGAGGGGAAAACAGAAAGATTTCATATGATGGCAGTAGCAGCTCTGCAAGCAGCAGATCAGTTTCTCAAGGAGAGTAAGAAAGCCTGTGAATCCTTCAATATCACACCTCCTTTATCACG AAATCCTCCTGTTTGGAGGACTAGCAGCAAGTACCTGTCCGAGAAGATTGCAAAAGACATTGCAAGTAAGGTGCAAATGAAACGGGACACACTCAATCATGAATC GATTGAGCAGACAGCTCCAGCATTGCCAGATTTTGCTTTGTCCCTAAAACCTGATGAATATAGTCTTCCTTCAGTGGACCCTTCGTGGAATGACATTTTACAGAGTGAAAGTATGTTTCCATCTAGGCTAGACGCAATTTAA
- the LOC126714666 gene encoding uncharacterized protein LOC126714666 isoform X2 gives MGCLVSTPNDSGGKNPKNVGEIMVFVPGLRIPKPVDFVLPLDDGLSKNLVERLSALRTRIVVMAGQEAPRSAKSRRTATQHGGSTLADLQQALEDYLPVQLGLVYNGNKLQHKLQFSWVNQEDDAEETTMSNSWYEVLSVLHLMAMLTLSQANFLLLSKASTDGYQSKVSEECSRKSIDLLLKAAGYLDFAVKHALPQFPPEDRKDLPLDLAEEVLEALCLQALGQVVEIQLGMAIDSIQATMAVKRRLACEMVKYWHQAQENIVNLPLANRWGEKHKLFVKWKHNEAKAAAYYYHGLILDEGKTERFHMMAVAALQAADQFLKESKKACESFNITPPLSRNPPVWRTSSKYLSEKIAKDIASKVQMKRDTLNHES, from the exons ATGGGGTGCCTTGTATCAACACCAAATGACTCTGGtggaaaaaacccaaaaaatgttGGGGAGATTATGGTGTTTGTTCCTGGACTAAGGATTCCTAAACCAGTTGACTTTGTGCTGCCACTTGATGATGGGTTATCCAAGAATTTGGTTGAACGTTTATCTGCTCTGAGAACACGTATTGTTGTCATGGCAGGGCAAGAAGCACCTAGATCTGCAAAATCAAGAAGAACAGCCACACAACATG GAGGTTCAACATTAGCTGATCTTCAGCAGGCTCTTGAAGATTACCTGCCAGTGCAGTTGGGACTAGTTTACAATG GTAACAAGCTACAGCATAAGTTGCAATTCAGTTGGGTAAATCAGGAGGATGATGCAGAG GAAACAACCATGTCTAATTCTTGGTATGAGGTACTTTCAGTTTTGCACTTGATGGCCATGCTAACATTATCACAGGCCAACTTCTTGCTCCTTTCTAAAGCATCCACTGATGGTTATCAGTCTAAAGTATCTGAAG AGTGCAGTCGAAAATCTATTGATTTGCTTTTGAAGGCAGCTGGATATTTAGATTTTGCTGTCAAACATGCTCTCCCTCAGTTCCCACCTGAAGACAG GAAAGATCTACCATTAGACCTGGCAGAAGAAGTGCTAGAAGCCCTTTGCTTGCAAGCTCTAGGCCAG GTAGTTGAAATTCAACTTGGAATGGCTATTGATAGTATACAAGCCACAATGGCAGTGAAACGGAGACTTGCATGTGAGATGGTAAAATACTGGCATCAG GCACAAGAAAACATAGTAAACCTTCCACTGGCAAATCGATGGGGGGAAAAGCATAAGCTTTTTGTTAAGTGGAAACATAATGAGGCCAAg GCTGCTGCATACTATTATCATGGTTTGATCCTTGACGAGGGGAAAACAGAAAGATTTCATATGATGGCAGTAGCAGCTCTGCAAGCAGCAGATCAGTTTCTCAAGGAGAGTAAGAAAGCCTGTGAATCCTTCAATATCACACCTCCTTTATCACG AAATCCTCCTGTTTGGAGGACTAGCAGCAAGTACCTGTCCGAGAAGATTGCAAAAGACATTGCAAGTAAGGTGCAAATGAAACGGGACACACTCAATCATGAATCGTAA
- the LOC126714687 gene encoding uncharacterized protein LOC126714687 — MVMERHIQIFLNRLSFVSITIATLTLLLLFLQTPQTCVPPNSPPKPHLKFPKSSCDSSPRELLPIDKKNRRLWSSNSWQSKVSSFSHFFTSIRHLGFLHNHSKVLCVSAGAGHEVMALSKLGTLDVTGVELVDSPPLVSRADPHNLPFFDNIFDLVYTGHLEEALFPARFVSEMERTARGKGVCVVVVEECGDDDVRQIVGLFQNSSLVSVANVSLVGLRMTRIIMRTRMS; from the coding sequence ATGGTGATGGAGAGGCACATTCAAATCTTCCTAAACAGGCTCTCCTTTGTCTCAATCACCATAGCCACCTTGACCcttctcctcctcttcctccaaACCCCACAAACCTGTGTCCCTCCAAACTCACCTCCCAAACCCCACCTCAAATTCCCAAAGTCCTCCTGTGATTCCTCCCCACGCGAGCTTCTACCCATTGACAAGAAAAATCGGCGCCTCTGGTCCTCCAACTCCTGGCAATCCAAAGTCTCCTCCTTTTCCCACTTCTTCACCTCAATCCGCCATCTGGGTTTTCTTCACAACCACTCCAAAGTCCTCTGTGTCTCCGCTGGGGCTGGCCACGAGGTCATGGCACTATCGAAGCTTGGAACTTTGGACGTTACTGGGGTTGAATTGGTCGACTCGCCACCTTTAGTGAGCCGCGCCGATCCGCATAACTTGCCTTTCTTTGACAATATCTTCGATTTGGTGTATACTGGGCATTTGGAGGAGGCTTTGTTTCCGGCCAGATTTGTGTCTGAGATGGAGAGAACGGCGAGGGGTAAAGGGGTCTGTGTTGTCGTTGTGGAGGAGTGTGGGGATGACGATGTGAGACAGATTGTGGGTTTGTTTCAGAATTCCAGTCTTGTTAGCGTGGCCAATGTTAGTTTGGTTGGATTGAGAATGACAAGGATTATAATGAGAACTAGGATGTCttaa
- the LOC126714696 gene encoding uncharacterized protein LOC126714696 produces MPASSSPPIDYLQNLLDSARPFLRGELESIDQNLPSLVAVLRSVGAGECWHKHGSFLDHLVDLYKILKIWKAPNSVCLCGLFHSAYSNSYVNLAIFDPSTGRDVVRGHVGDEAERLIHLFCIVPRQPLIHDDLLFRYSDSELVEHLKLSEISLSNAMHKGLFDEEEPWRKKLQALLPADGITVKHIKTGQDVPVSRRVVAVFLLMTMGDFSDQLFGFQDALFENSNGRFEFSGNNYTALWPGDGKPGLWLNSISRMGAIYNLIVREEEIFKEERKRVGAGGVQTDRDDDLELVVPPVFENCKRVLDAGEQIAARDLYWEAVCDMSKRGLERAEELLVRSIEKNPFVGEPHVLLGQVYLNKGMFEEAEREAERGLTLMLEWGSPWDKRMSWEGWIAWVRVLLTKAKEKSWPQTTWGILNLGLVR; encoded by the coding sequence ATGCCAGCTTCCTCTTCACCCCCAATAGACTACCTCCAAAACCTCCTAGACTCAGCCCGCCCTTTCCTCCGTGGCGAGCTCGAATCCATTGACCAGAATTTACCTTCACTAGTCGCCGTCTTGCGCTCTGTTGGAGCCGGTGAGTGCTGGCACAAGCATGGCAGCTTCCTTGATCATCTCGTTGATCTATACAAGATTCTCAAGATTTGGAAAGCACCAAACTCCGTCTGCCTCTGTGGCCTCTTCCATTCTGCTTACTCCAATTCCTATGTCAACCTCGCCATATTTGATCCTTCAACAGGTCGTGATGTGGTTCGTGGCCATGTTGGTGATGAGGCCGAGAGGTTAATCCACTTGTTCTGTATTGTCCCAAGACAGCCTCTTATTCATGATGATCTTTTATTCCGTTACTCTGATTCTGAACTCGTCGAACACCTTAAGCTTTCGGAGATATCGTTGAGTAATGCAATGCACAAGGGTTTGTTCGATGAAGAAGAGCCTTGGAGGAAGAAGCTTCAGGCTCTTCTTCCCGCTGATGGGATTACTGTGAAGCACATCAAGACCGGCCAAGATGTTCCAGTTTCTAGAAGGGTGGTCGCGGTTTTCCTTTTGATGACCATGGGGGATTTCAGTGACCAACTTTTTGGCTTTCAAGATGCTCTCTTTGAAAACTCTAACGGTCGCTTTGAGTTCTCAGGGAACAATTATACAGCTTTGTGGCCTGGTGATGGCAAGCCAGGTCTATGGTTGAATTCTATATCGAGGATGGGGGCTATATACAATCTGAtagtgagagaggaagagatttttaaggaagagaggaaaagggTCGGTGCTGGAGGGGTACAAACTGATAGAGATGATGATCTTGAGCTTGTGGTGCCACCTGTTTTTGAAAACTGTAAAAGGGTTTTAGATGCAGGGGAGCAAATAGCTGCAAGGGACTTGTATTGGGAAGCTGTTTGTGATATGTCTAAGAGAGGGTTGGAGAGGGCTGAGGAGTTGCTTGTGAGGAGTATTGAGAAGAATCCTTTTGTGGGAGAGCCACATGTGCTGTTGGGTCAGGTTTACTTGAACAAAGGGATGTTTGAAGAGGCTGAGAGAGAGGCTGAAAGAGGGTTGACTCTTATGTTGGAGTGGGGGAGTCCATGGGATAAGAGGATGTCCTGGGAAGGATGGATTGCTTGGGTTAGAGTTTTGTTGACGAAAGCTAAGGAAAAGTCATGGCCACAGACTACTTGGGGCATCCTCAACTTGGGTCTTGtgaggtaa
- the LOC126714643 gene encoding uncharacterized protein LOC126714643 produces MLMRRMHFVVNHNHNHHQRSVKSVVYALLLSLSLSSNNSKNAAVVRSTATMTTQAQPQPQPQPPVAKKVPHKMELFGDVRVDNYYWLRDDSRSNPDMLSYLQQENAFTDSLMSDSKKFEDELYAEIRGRIKEDDVSAPVRRGAYYYYQRTLEGKEYVQHCRRPVPNPNAPPSVHDTMPTDPNAEKEHIILDENVKAQSYDYYSIAAFKVSPNNKLVAYAEDTKGDEIYTVYVIDAETGATMDNPLVGVTAYLEWASDASLVYITMDDILRPHKAWLHKLGTQQSSDTCLYYEKDDTFSLDLQASESKKFLFVASESKNTRFNFYLDVSNPEDGLKVLTPRVDGIDTSVSHRGNHFFIQRRSDEFFNSELIACPLDNTNATTLLLPHRQSVKIQDIQLFNDHLVVYERENGLPKVTIYGLPDVGEPLKSLQGGHLVAFIDPIYSVDPSESQFNSSILRFYYSSMKTPPSVYDYDMMTGVSVLKKIETVLGGFDALNYFIERKWANAPDGTQIPISIVYRKDLVKLDGSDPLLLYGYGSYETCIDPSFKSSRLSLLDRGFIYVIAHIRGGGEMGRQWYENGKLLKKKNTFTDFIACAEYLIENKYCSKEKLCINGRSAGGLLIGAVLNMRPDLFKAAVAGVPFVDVLTTMLDPTIPLTTSEWEEWGDPRKEEFYFYMKSYSPVDNVKAQNYPDILVTAGLNDPRVMYSEPAKFVAKLRDLKTDDNLLLFKCELGAGHFSKSGRFEKLQEDAFTYAFIMKSLNMIPSHGSEQN; encoded by the exons ATGCTGATGAGGAGGATGCATTTTGTTGTAaatcataatcataatcatCATCAGCGCAGTGTAAAGAGTGTCGTTTACGCActgcttctctctctttccctttcttctaataattctaaGAACGCCGCCGTCGTCCGATCAACGGCCACCATGACCACACAGGCCcagcctcagcctcagcctcagcctccTGTGGCAAAGAAGGTGCCTCACAAGATGGAATTGTTCGGTGACGTGAGGGTGGACAACTACTATTGGCTCCGCGACGATTCTCGCTCCAATCCTGACATGCTCTCTTACCTCCAACAAGAGAACGCCTTTACCGATTCCCTCATGTCCGATTCCAAAAAGTTTGAAGATGAGCTGTATGCGGAGATCAGAGGGAGGATCAAAGAGGACGATGTGTCTGCCCCTGTGCGCAGAGGAGCTTACTATTACTACCAGAGGACTCTTGAGGGCAAGGAGTATGTTCAACACTGTAGGCGCCCTGTACCCAATCCCAACGCCCCACCTTCTGTGCACGACACCATGCCCACGGATCCCAATGCTGAAAAAGAGCATATTATCTTGGACGAGAATGTTAAGGCTCAATCTTATGATTATTATAGCATTGCTGCTTTCAAG GTTAGTCCCAATAACAAATTGGTGGCGTATGCCGAGGACACTAAAGGAGATGAGATCTACACTGTTTATGTCATTGATGCTGAAACTGGGGCTACTATGGATAACCCTCTTGTGGGTGTCACTGCCTATCTTGAATGGGCTAGTGATGCCTCTTTAGTTTACATCACCATGGATGACATTCTCCGCCCTCACAAG GCATGGTTACATAAATTGGGAACACAGCAATCTAGCGATACCTGTCTTTACTACGAAAAAGATGATACCTTTTCTCTTGATCTTCAAGCTTCTGAAAGCAAGAAGTTTTTGTTTGTTGCTTCTGAAAGTAAAAATACTAGGTTTAACTTTTATCTTGATGTTTCAAACCCTGAAGATGGACTTAAAGTTCTCACACCTCGTGTAGATGGCATTGACACCTCAGTCAGCCATCGTGGGAATCATTTTTTTATCCAGAGGAGGAGTGATGAGTTTTTCAACTCTGAACTCATAGCTTGTCCTCTGGATAATACTAATGCAACTACGCTTCTTCTTCCACACAGACAAAG TGTAAAAATTCAGGACATACAACTCTTTAACGATCATCTCGTTGTATATGAGCGTGAAAATGGTCTACCAAAAGTAACTATTTATGGCCTTCCAGATGTTGGAGAACCTCTTAAGAGCCTTCAAGGTGGTCATCTTGTTGCGTTTATTGATCCCATATACTCAGTGGATCCATCAGAGTCACAGTTTAATTCCAGCATTTTACGATTTTATTATAGCTCAATGAAGACTCCTCCCTCTGTATATGATTATGATATGATGACAGGCGTTTCTGTCTTGAAGAAGATTGAAACA GTGTTGGGGGGTTTTGATGCcttgaattattttattgaaagaaaatgGGCGAATGCTCCAGATGGTACTCAGATTCCAATATCAATTGTTTATCGCAAGGATCTTGTGAAACTCGATGGGTCAGATCCATTACTACTTTATGGCTATGGCTCTTATGAG ACATGCATAGACCCCAGTTTCAAGTCATCAAGGCTGTCTTTGTTAGATCGGGGTTTTATTTATGTAATAGCTCACATCCGTGGAGGTGGTGAAATGGGAAGGCAGTGGTATGAGAATGGgaagttgttgaagaaaaaaaatactttcacTGATTTTATTGCTTGTGCTGAGTACTTAATAGAAAACAAGTACTGTTCAAAGGAAAAATTGTGCATTAATGGAAGAAGTGCGGGAGGATTGCTTATTGGTGCTGTTCTTAATATGAGACCTGATTTGTTCAAGGCTGCTGTGGCTGGAGTACCTTTTGTAGATGTTTTGACTACAATGTTGGATCCAACCATCCCTCTTACCACTTCAGAGTGGGAG GAATGGGGTGACCCTCGGAAGGAGGAGTTCTACTTCTACATGAAGTCATATTCCCCTGTTGATAAT GTTAAGGCACAAAATTATCCTGACATTCTTGTAACAGCTGGTTTAAATG ATCCACGTGTTATGTATTCTGAACCTGCTAAGTTTGTGGCGAAACTGAGGGATCTGAAGACTGATGATAACCTACTGTTGTTTAAATGTGAACTTGGTGCTGGGCATTTTTCGAAGTCAGGAAG ATTTGAGAAGCTCCAAGAAGATGCATTCACGTATGCCTTTATAATGAAGTCTCTAAATATGATTCCTAGCCATGGATCTGAGCAAAATTGA
- the LOC126692300 gene encoding uncharacterized protein LOC126692300 produces MGGLPVNGYRITVFRNCMDRCGLMDFGFHGPRFTWTTKSPIWQNNIKERLDKGLGNADWKLLFPATEIHHLPRVKFDHCPIMLITDSLAPKSSKPFRFEQMRLTDPTFSSFMKDSWKTSETLPSASSPLSRFP; encoded by the coding sequence ATGGGAGGCTTACCTGTCAATGGATATCGTATAACCGTTTTTAGAAATTGCATGGATAGGTGTGGTCTCATGGATTTTGGCTTTCACGGTCCTCGTTTTACATGGACTACAAAAAGCCCGATATGGCAAAATAATATTAAGGAACGGTTGGATAAAGGGTTGGGCAATGCTGACTGGAAACTGCTCTTCCCTGCTACTGAAATTCACCACCTCCCTAGGGTTAAATTCGACCACTGTCCCATTATGCTTATCACTGACTCCTTAGCGCCAAAATCCTCCAAGCCTTTTAGGTTTGAGCAAATGCGGCTTACTGATCCCACCTTCTCTTCCTTTATGAAGGATAGCTGGAAAACTTCCGAAACACTCCCTTCTGCTTCCTCCCCCTTGTCTAGGTTCCCCTGA